Genomic DNA from Hymenobacter jejuensis:
TTCGCTGGTGCCGGGTGCACTTTTGTTGACCGGTAGTCAAACGGCTGTCAAGGTTAGCACCATTGTCTTAAAGCCTGATCCGCAGCCTTTTACGCCGCAAGAGTTTTTCATCAGCGACGTGGTGGACGAGCGCGCCAACCGGGCCGCAGTAGCCTTCCTGCTGACAGCACCAACTGGGGCGGCCCTGCCTACCACACCCCAACCCGTTGACTTACAGGGTGGTGGACAGGCTGCCATTCGTCAATTTGTGCAGCAAAGCCTGAAGCGAAATGCGGCGCTGCGACCCGTGACCATGCGCATCAAAGAATGCCAGGTAACGGAAACGCCCGCCACGAAAGGCTATGTGGAAGGCCGCGTAGCCCTGACGTTGGCCTTCGACTGGAAACGCGATGGCAAAACCATTCACCTCACCGATTATCGGGGGGCGGCGCGCTACATTCGGCCGGTTGGTCAGCTTGCAGTGGTGGAACCTACGCTTCGGCAGACGTTAGTAGAATCGCTTAAGTACCTGAATACCTGGATGAACAACCAGGCGCAATTCAACGAAAAGCTGGCGCGCGGCATCCGGATTTCGTTTACAGACTACACTCAAAACACCGAGGACGACACGCTCTTTTACACGCCCCAACGCCCGCTCACTTGGGACGATTTTCGGGCGACCCCGCGCGTTGGGCCGTACGCGGCGTCGGTGTTTCCGAGTTTTGCCTACACCGGACGCACCAAAATCAACAACGGCGTTATTCAGGTCAATCTGACGCTGAAGGCCTTTGTGGTGCGCAGTTCTTCGTGGGTAAAAGCCAGCGCCAAAGACGCGTACAGCCTCAACCACGAGCAGCGCCATTTCGACTTGGTAAAGCTGGTGGCCGAACACTTCAAGCAGCACGTCCAGACCGACAGCCTGACCATTGAAGACTACAACAGCATCATTCCCTACCAATACCTTCGGGCGTTTCAGGAGATGAACCGCGTGCAGGAACAGTACGACAACGAAACCAGCCATGGCCTAAACCAAGCCGTGCAAGAGAGCTGGAACCAACGAATCGAAGCGGAGTTGCAGGGATTTTCGGTGAAAAAGTAGGCCGCTCTTACTCTTCTTAACTGCTAGAATCTATTAACCTATCACTTTATAAACACATATACGATATACTGGTTATCAGATTTTTATAGCAATATTTTCGATATTATTAAATTGTAAATTACCCTAAGCAAAAAAAATATTTCTCTCATTGTCGTATACATACGTCATATTATGTCGTATATTTACGACATACTTCACAGTTGCTTTATGACGTACGCCAAAACCACTGCCTTCACCGAGGAGCAACAACAGCTGGCCCGCGTGGCCAAGGCCCTGGCACACCCGGCGCGAGTGGCCATTATTCAACTCTTGGCCTCCAAAAGAAGCTGCATCTCCGGCGACATTGCGGCGGAGCTGCCCTTGAGCCGCACCACGGTTTCACAGCATTTGCAGGAGTTAAAATCCCTGGACCTCATCCGGGGGGATATCGACGGCCTGACGGTTTGCTACTGCCTCAACACGGCGCTGCTACAACAAGTGTATCAGCAGTTTACTGCTTTTTTTGTGGAGGCTACTGCCTCCTCCGCCTGCGGGCCGGACGACGCCTGCGCTTGTTAGTTTCCCTTCCCACCCTCTTTTCTGCTCAATCATGGACAATGCTGTATTTCCCCGGATGCACGTCTCGCTGTACGTCTCCGACCTGACTGCAACAGTTGATTTCTACACGGTTTTCTTTGGGCAACCTGCCGCCAAAATCCGCCGCGGCTACGCCAAGTACGTGCTCGGCAAACCCTCGCTGATTATCTCCT
This window encodes:
- a CDS encoding ArsR/SmtB family transcription factor, producing MTYAKTTAFTEEQQQLARVAKALAHPARVAIIQLLASKRSCISGDIAAELPLSRTTVSQHLQELKSLDLIRGDIDGLTVCYCLNTALLQQVYQQFTAFFVEATASSACGPDDACAC